One genomic region from Leptolyngbyaceae cyanobacterium JSC-12 encodes:
- a CDS encoding hypothetical protein (IMG reference gene:2510094582): MADRPPPPDRGRTVGSGGDAPPLPVSAIPGDLLENTVMLLFASPLLTLAGFYDPPFRVKTEESVQLVLEDAEETLQGRLDVLVLKDQLWVVVLESEKTALSVWAALPQTLAYLTASPYPEQPSFALMTNGDESVFVKLTQADGRQYGISRPFAALVSNQELYGVLQGLKRLRDRVSC; this comes from the coding sequence ATGGCAGACCGACCTCCCCCCCCTGACCGAGGCCGAACGGTTGGGTCTGGTGGAGATGCGCCGCCGTTACCTGTATCAGCGATCCCAGGGGATTTACTCGAGAATACCGTGATGCTGCTGTTTGCGTCGCCACTGTTGACCTTAGCCGGCTTTTACGACCCGCCCTTTAGGGTCAAAACCGAAGAATCAGTGCAACTGGTTCTAGAGGATGCGGAGGAAACCCTGCAGGGTCGGCTAGATGTATTGGTCTTGAAGGATCAGCTTTGGGTGGTAGTACTAGAGTCCGAGAAAACCGCCCTCTCTGTCTGGGCCGCCTTGCCCCAGACCCTGGCCTATTTAACCGCTTCCCCTTACCCCGAACAGCCCAGCTTTGCCCTGATGACCAATGGGGATGAGTCGGTGTTTGTCAAACTGACCCAAGCCGATGGCCGGCAGTATGGTATTTCACGCCCCTTCGCGGCCCTGGTATCCAATCAGGAACTCTACGGGGTTTTGCAAGGGTTAAAACGCCTCCGAGATCGGGTTAGCTGCTGA